The following coding sequences are from one Lycium ferocissimum isolate CSIRO_LF1 chromosome 3, AGI_CSIRO_Lferr_CH_V1, whole genome shotgun sequence window:
- the LOC132048826 gene encoding uncharacterized protein LOC132048826 gives MNFPWLIGGDFKVIMNDEEKIGGFPVYPNEYEDFAFCMNSCELNEVGFRGSPFTWWNGRAGQDCIFKRLDRIIVYQQLQDWFGTLNMDYLSRTGSDHAPLLLSAGEQVQQFHKHFRFLKFWLEQDSFMQVVEDFWNTTTWLTIREDIVKIKEPLFEEFPSEENRMVLQKAQAEFKKYLHFEEEIWRQKAEGEWKEDDDQIAVGAIGFYQSQFTQEETSQDCRLLDLIAPKVTREQNSILCAMPTLEELKNVVFALLGDSACGPGGFSSIFYQKCWNIVGADVYNVVKALYEGQTLPKSITHINLVLLPKKSFINTFSDLRPISLSNFINKVISRVIHDKLESVLPSLISANQSGFLKGRNIIENVLLTQELVAHIRKRGKPANVIIKLDMEKAYDRFSWRFLIQVIRRMGFTDIGVKQGDPLSPALFILTAEVLSISLNTLFDNSMFRGYGMPKWSAKLNHLSYADDTIIFASAKKESLQMNMGVLHAYEKGSGQKINTDKSAFYIHAKVATELSQDVHQISGFHRGEFPFTYLGCPIFHARRQKLFYKDMLKKVRDKLQAWKGKLLSFGGKVVLITSVLQSIPIYLLSAMVPPKCVIKELHKLFNRFFWQTKEDGRSKCWSEWEKMCFPKKEGGVGFRSLFDISKALFAKLWWRFRKSNTRWVSFIWNKYCKRFRPTVVQWKGGGSQTWKMMLQARDDMEHKIWWEPQNCSSSVWFDNWTKLGALSDYLPSQYQLDESVDELMIEDGNKFWEILVKSAWDLLRQKATISPHYEKLWIKGVSYKVSFFLWRIWFQKLPIDNVLKRMRISIVSRCCYCHIQEETMDHLFILGPLASKIWKYFAAAAGIITPLIETIIPSSSSIDHVADMEEQKYTETYKASKGNPGPSSAAFCIRNHEGDLIYAKAKRLTNITNLVVEAIAIEEGLEYCFDQQLLPVILETDSLTMKKVLDGIWEVPWNISLVVQRIQHMKKDQAVQVEHVLRDGNCLEDCFANLVFDFTVSTANSTQANSDQIQKLVASDIGIISRLIQLHP, from the exons ATGAACTTTCCATGGTTGATTGGTGGAGATTTTAAAGTCATTATGAATGATGAGGAGAAGATTGGAGGTTTTCCAGTATATCCAAATGAATATGAAGACTTTGCCTTTTGCATGAATTCTTGTGAATTGAATGAAGTGGGATTTAGAGGTAGTCCtttcacttggtggaatggaagagCTGGTCAAGATTGCATCTTCAAAAGACTAGATAGAATTATAGTCTATCAACAACTCCAAGATTGGTTTGGAACTTTGAACATGGATTACTTGTCTAGAACTGGATCAGATCATGCACCATTATTGTTATCAGCTGGTGAACAAGTTCAACAATTTCATAAGCATTTCAGATTTTTAAAGTTCTGGCTGGAGCAAGATTCATTTATGCAAGTAGTGGAAGATTTTTGGAATACGACTACTTGG TTGACAATAAGGGAAGACATTGTTAAGATAAAGGAGCCACTGTTTGAGGAATTTCCTTCAGAAGAGAATAGAATGGTGCTTCAAAAGGCTCAGGCTGAGTTCAAGAAATATTTGCATTTTGAGGAGGAAATTTGGAGACAAAAAGCTG AAGGAGAATGGAAAGAAGATGATGATCAAATTGCAGTAGGAGCAATTGGCTTTTACCAGAGTCAATTTACACAAGAAGAGACATCTCAAGACTGTAGATTGTTAGATCTTATTGCTCCTAAAGTGACACGGGAGCAAAATTCCATTCTATGTGCTATGCCAACCCTGGAAGAATTGAAAAATGTTGTTTTTGCATTATTAGGTGATAGTGCTTGTGGACCTGGTGGATTTTCTAGTATCTTTTATCAAAAGTGTTGGAATATAGTAGGAGCAGATGTGTATAATGTAGTGAAAGCTTTGTATGAAGGTCAGACTCTTCCTAAATCTATCACTCATATAAACTTGGTTTTACTGCCAAAGAAATCTTTCATTAACACTTTTTCTGATTTAAGGCCAATAAGTCTCAGTAACTTTATCAACAAGGTGATTTCTAGAGTGATTCATGATAAGCTAGAATCAGTTTTACCTTCCTTAATCTCTGCTAATCAATCtggatttttaaaagggagaaaCATCATTGAGAATGTGTTACTTACTCAAGAGTTGGTAGCTCATATTAGAAAGAGGGGGAAACCAGCTAATGTGATCATTAAACTGGATATGGAAAAGGCATATGATAGATTTTCTTGGAGATTTCTTATTCAGGTCATAAGGAGAATGGGATTTACagatat AGGAGTTAAGCAAGGTGATCCCCTATCTCCAGCTTTGTTCATATTGACAGCTGAGGTCCTGTCTATTTCTCTGAACACATTGTTTGATAATAGCATGTTTAGAGGGTATGGGATGCCAAAGTGGAGTGCAAAGTTGAACCATCTTTCTTATGCTGATGATACCATAATTTTTGCTTCTGCTAAAAAAGAATCTTTACAAATGAACATGGGGGTTTTGCATGCTTATGAGAAGGGGTCAGGGCAGAAAATTAATACAGACAAGAGTGCATTTTATATACATGCAAAAGTGGCTACTGAGTTGAGTCAGGATGTGCATCAGATATCTGGTTTTCATAGGGGTGAATTTCCTTTTACCTATTTGGGATGTCCTATCTTTCATGCAAGGAGACAAAAATTGTTTTATAAGGATATGTTGAAGAAAGTCAGAGATAAATTACAAGCTTGGAAAGGAAAATTACTTTCATTTGGTGGAAAAGTAGTGTTGATCACTAGTGTATTGCAAAGTATTCCTATATACTTGTTATCTGCAATGGTTCCACCTAAATGTGTCATCAAAGAGCTGCACAAGTTATTTAACAGGTTTTTTTGGCAAACAAAGGAGGATGGCAGAAGTAAATGCTGGTCAGAATGGGAGAAGATGTGCtttccaaagaaagaaggtggaGTTGGCTTCAGATCTTTGTTTGACATCTCCAAAGCTTTATTTGCTAAACTTTGGTGGAGGTTTAGAAAAAGTAACACAAGGTGGGTAAGTTTCATATGGAATAAGTACTGCAAGAGATTTAGACCTACTGTGGTTCAATGGAAAGGTGGAGGATCACAAACTTGGAAAATGATGTTACAAGCAAGGGATGACATGGAGCATAAAATTTGGTGGGAACCACAGAATTGTTCTTCTTCTGtctggtttgataattggactAAATTAGGGGCTTTGAGTGATTACTTACCATCTCAATATCAGTTAGATGAATCTGTTGATGAACTGATGATTGAAG ATGGAAACAAGTTCTGGGAAATTCTTGTTAAAAGTGCATGGGATCTTCTCAGACAAAAAGCAACAATTTCTCCTCATTATGAGAAACTCTGGATAAAAGGAGTGTCCTATAAGGTGTCATTTTTCTTATGGAGAATATGGTTTCAGAAATTGCCAATAGATAATGTGCTGAAGAGAATGAGGATATCAATAGTGTCAAGATGCTGCTATTGTCATATTCAGGAAGAAACAATGGATCATTTATTCATATTAGGTCCTTTGGCTAGCAAGATATGGAAATACTTTGCAGCTGCAGCAGGTATCATAACTCCTTTG ATTGAAACCATTATACCAAGCAGCTCCAGCATTGATCATGTGGCAGATATGGAAGAGCAGAAATACACTGAG ACATATAAAGCATCAAAAGGGAATCCAGGTCCTAGTTCTGCAGCTTTCtgtattagaaatcatgaaggagATCTGATATATGCAAAAGCTAAGAGATTGACAAACATCACAAACCTGGTGGTAGAAGCAATTGCTATAGAGGAAGGATTAGAATATTGTTTTGATCAGCAGCTCTTGCCAGTAATCTTGGAAACTGATTCATTGACAATGAAGAAAGTCTTGGATGGGATATGGGAAGTTCCTTGGAACATATCATTGGTAGTTCAAAGGATCCAACACATGAAGAAAGACCAAGCAGTTCAAGTGGAGCATGTTTTGAGAGACGGGAACTGCTTAGAAGATTGTTTTGCTAACTTAGTTTTTGATTTTACAG TGTCTACTGCAAACAGCACACAAGCTAATTCTGATCAAATACAAAAA